The following coding sequences are from one Reyranella humidisoli window:
- a CDS encoding NIPSNAP family protein — MIVDHRTYELQPGRLRDFLALYEKEGLPVQLKHLGNLVGYYTTEVGNVNEIVHIWGYEDLADRTKRRAAMAADPAWQAYLQKSREYMKHMNNKILVPTTFSPTK, encoded by the coding sequence ATGATCGTCGACCATCGAACCTATGAACTGCAGCCGGGCCGGCTGCGCGACTTCCTCGCGCTCTACGAAAAAGAGGGCCTGCCGGTCCAGCTGAAGCATCTCGGCAATCTGGTCGGCTACTATACGACCGAGGTCGGCAACGTGAACGAGATCGTTCACATCTGGGGCTACGAGGATCTCGCCGACCGCACGAAGCGCCGTGCGGCGATGGCCGCCGATCCCGCCTGGCAGGCCTATTTGCAGAAAAGCCGAGAATATATGAAGCACATGAATAACAAGATATTGGTGCCCACCACCTTCTCACCCACGAAGTAA